The Acetomicrobium flavidum genome window below encodes:
- a CDS encoding phosphomannomutase/phosphoglucomutase, which produces MTKDLSQVLSAVIREYDIRGIVGEELTPKLSYCLGRAYADYARLRCHRIDDKTTVAVGHDCRMASFSLAKALCHGLSDGGLHPLYLGMVTTPIVYYATCALDVAGGIAVTGSHNPPEYDGFKICLGSDTLYGEELKKLGELALLYEKAAPGPAPEISEEDIVTSYKNELLLRTDGKVVAQATPKVVIDGGNGTAGPVARDVLESLGCEVLGLYIEPDGSFPNHHPDPTVEDTLKDLKNEVANSKADFGIAFDGDGDRIGVVDESGNVVRGDKLLYLYAKKILEQNPGAVIMGEVKCSKAVFEAIKRAGGKPLMWKTGHSLIKAKMKESGALLAGEMSGHMFFADRYFGYDDAVYAACRLVECFAYAKLGDPSVTFSRLFTDLPATFATPEIRIACPDDEKEGIVSQVREAISAWPDVKEVITIDGVRAHLKDGWVLVRASNTQPVLVVRCESYISGEHCDMLKYRTLNHVGQIIKHKSEG; this is translated from the coding sequence ATGACCAAAGACCTATCCCAAGTGCTATCTGCAGTAATAAGGGAATACGACATCAGGGGGATCGTAGGCGAGGAGCTAACCCCAAAGCTTTCTTACTGCCTCGGCAGGGCCTACGCGGATTACGCAAGATTAAGATGTCACCGTATAGACGACAAAACCACTGTGGCCGTGGGCCACGACTGCCGCATGGCCTCATTTAGCCTGGCAAAAGCTCTATGCCATGGCCTTTCGGATGGAGGGCTCCATCCTTTATACTTGGGCATGGTGACCACTCCTATCGTATATTACGCAACTTGTGCCTTAGATGTGGCCGGCGGCATAGCCGTGACGGGAAGCCATAACCCGCCGGAATACGACGGCTTTAAGATATGTCTGGGAAGCGACACCCTTTATGGCGAGGAACTTAAAAAACTTGGCGAGCTTGCCCTGCTGTACGAAAAGGCCGCTCCTGGACCGGCGCCTGAAATATCAGAAGAAGACATCGTGACGTCATATAAAAATGAACTTCTGTTGCGCACAGATGGGAAGGTAGTGGCACAGGCGACGCCAAAGGTCGTCATCGACGGAGGAAACGGCACAGCCGGGCCTGTCGCCAGAGATGTGCTCGAATCGCTGGGATGTGAAGTCCTTGGATTATATATAGAGCCTGATGGCAGCTTTCCCAACCATCACCCTGATCCCACAGTTGAAGATACCTTGAAGGACCTGAAGAATGAAGTCGCAAACAGTAAGGCAGATTTCGGCATTGCCTTCGATGGAGATGGCGACAGGATAGGCGTGGTCGACGAAAGTGGCAACGTCGTTCGAGGCGATAAATTGCTTTACCTTTACGCGAAAAAGATACTCGAGCAAAACCCTGGCGCCGTCATCATGGGAGAGGTCAAATGCTCCAAGGCAGTGTTTGAGGCCATAAAAAGGGCCGGAGGGAAACCCTTGATGTGGAAGACGGGCCATTCCCTCATAAAGGCGAAGATGAAAGAAAGCGGTGCGCTCCTTGCAGGAGAGATGAGCGGACACATGTTCTTTGCAGACCGCTACTTCGGCTATGATGACGCCGTATACGCCGCCTGCAGGTTGGTTGAATGCTTTGCCTATGCAAAGCTTGGCGACCCAAGCGTCACCTTTTCGAGATTGTTTACGGATCTTCCTGCGACCTTTGCGACCCCCGAAATTCGCATAGCCTGTCCCGACGACGAAAAGGAAGGCATAGTTAGCCAGGTTCGAGAGGCCATATCCGCCTGGCCCGACGTCAAGGAGGTCATAACCATCGACGGCGTTCGAGCTCACTTGAAAGACGGTTGGGTCTTGGTGCGTGCCTCAAACACGCAGCCCGTGTTGGTAGTGCGCTGTGAATCCTACATTTCCGGTGAGCATTGCGATATGCTAAAATATAGGACATTAAACCATGTAGGACAAATTATCAAACATAAAAGCGAGGGATAA